The DNA region CACCAAGAAATGACAGTGTTGGTCAGGGTGACAGCGCCTGGGTGCGCGGCACACCCGACTCGGTCCTTTACACAATAAGGCAACTGGGCATTGCGCGTGGTGGTGCCAATAATATGCTTTATGGTTCTGCTCGCTACACCCATACCAACCTTGGTGTTGCCTGCACAACTGGAACAAGCGGACAGGATTATTACTATTGCACGGTTGGTGGCGGGTATCGCAACACCGCATCGGGCAATTCTACCACAGTTGCTGGCGGTTATAGGAATGCCGCCTCTTACACCAATGCCACGGTTGGTGGCGGTTATCAGAACACCGCTTCAGGCTACGATGCCACTGTTGGCGGTGGCGATGGCAACACCGCCTCGGGCTTCGCTGCCACGATTGCTGGCGGATATGGCAACACCGCCTCGGGCGACCGTGCCACGGTTGGCGGCGGGGCGTACAACACCGTCTCGGGCGGTTATGCCACGGTTCCAGGCGGTTATTACAACAAGGCTACCGCGCACTACAGTTTTGCCGCGGGAATATATGCCCGGGCGAACCATAACTACAGTTTCGTGTGGAGTGATTCGTGTTCGGAGGTAAATCCTTCTGATTCGCTCTATACCACCGGTGCCAACCAGTGGCGAGTACGGGCGCGGGGCGGAGTCTGGTTCTTCTCCAACCGTGTGATGACGAGCGGTGTTTACCTGGCACCCGGTTCCAACTCCTGGGCATCTGCCTGTGATAGTGCAAACAAGACCGACTTTCAACCGGTTGACCACAAGGCTCTGCTTAAAAAACTGGCTACGGTGCCAGTGCGCTACTACCGGATGAAAGACCAGAATGACGGCACAAAGCACATCGGACCGGTGGCGCAGGAGTTCTACGCTGCTTTCGGCGTCGGGGAAAATGATAAAAGCATAAATATGGCAGATGCGGATGGCGTGCTCTTTGCCGCAATTCAGGCGCTGTATGAAGAGAACCAGCAACTTCTTCACCGGATTGAGGTTTTAGAGGCACGACTTAATCAGGGGAGGTAAGCGATGGTTCACAAAAATACCTTTGCTGTTTGCTTCCTGTTTATTACCTTATGTTCTGTTGCTATTGCCCAGCCCTATCGGTGTGAATGGCAGGTGGTGGCAATTGGTGGCAATGAGATGGCAGGTTCATACCGGCTTGGCTCAACCGCTGGCCAAACTGCGATTGGCAGACTTACCGGTACCAACCTGCTTGCGCTGATTGGGTTCTGGCAGACGGATTTGGCGGTGGGTATTGCCGAGGAGCAGGAGTCTAATCTACCTTGTGGCTTAAAGACCGGCTTGGAGCGAACAATACCAACCCGTCGCGTATGCCTTTGCGAATATCCTGCGCGTTGTCAGAGAAGAGCCGGTGCGGATTGAGTTGTTTGACCTTTCCGGCAGGCTGGTGTCAACACTGGTGAACTCCTTACTTGGTTCGCGGGGGCGGAGAAAACATTGTCATTGCGAGGTTGGCTTTAACAGCCGAAGCAATCTCCAACCGGGCAAAATGGAATCACACGCAAGAGATTCCTTCGCTTCGCTCAGAATGACAAATAAATAGGCAGAGCACAATAAGGGCAGAATGCAAGGCTATTATGCCGACTGACGGGTGCCTACACTGCCCGACTTTTCCGATGCCATGCCCCTTGACAATATTTTTCTTGACAAACAAGAGAGAGAGTGTGTATATATAATTAAATCGCAGTCAGAATAAAACCCTGGCTGTGAAAGGAGTAAAGATGAGTGTCGGAACCAAACAAAAAGGTAATAGGATGTACTGGATGATGCTCGTCGCGGTGCTATTTGCCCTCTTATGCCCATTAATCGCCAATGCGGAGATTCAGATTACTATCTACGGGTATGGGGGTGTTACAATTATCCCTCCCGCAATTTGCCCTAAACACTCCACCGATAAATGTGCGGAGATTCGCATTTTAAACTGGGGTTCAAGCGTGGGAACAGCGATTGACCTTTTGGGCAATCAATATCGCGTTGTTTTCGCCGAACCGATACCAGGGTTCGCTACCCAAATACAGGGCGCAGACCTTCGACTGGAAAGCATAGAGCCGATTGAATAAAAGCCATGAAACTCATAACAAAGTCAAGGAGGGAAAGGTACTTCCTTTCCCTCCTTATTATTATTCTGTTTTCATTGGTATCCGCCCAGGTAAAATGGGAAACCCAGCTTCATCAGCTGTTCCAGATTGAAAACAGTGATAAGGAGGTCAAACATCTCTTCAGAAGCCTGGGTATTCCGTATAAATCGGATACGGTCTATGCGTTTATTGTTCCACCAATGGTTGCTGCAAGAGTTGAGGGCGCGATTAACCCCTTTATCGCTCACCTGCGCAGACAAGGTGTAAAGGAGGATATCATCCTTTTGGCGGTATCGGACAAAAGGCGGGCAGCAGAAAGGTATCTAAAGAGAAGGAACTTTAATGCTGATTACCAGTTAGTGGTCGGGGAAGGTTTCTTAAACCCCTTTGAATTTTCCGCCGGGGATCTTCAAGTTCCTTTCGTTACCAAGTTCAGTATTTCATCGGGTGAACTCCTAACATCAAAATCGTTGATGGGAGCTATTGACTCAGTAACAGTAGCCGCATTTGTTGCTGACATTTCCAAACCGAGAACGAAAAGAAAGCCTGAACCAGCATCCTCTAAACTGCAGCTAAAAGGGGAACGATACAAACCGGTATTTGGGAAAAAAATAAAACTCTACGACAATGAAGATTATCCGCTGTCCACCACCTATCATATAAGTGTTAACCCTTTCGGTACACGCCTGGCGTTAATGGACCAGATGAGCTACTACATCTATATCTTTGATTTAACAACGGGCAAACTGATAAATGCCATCTATCCCGATTCAACTGAAGAGGGGATGTTTGTGAATCTGCCCCGAGAATTACTAACAAAGTTAAAGGAGATGAATATCATCACCAATCCAATGTACTTCAGCCATCAGTTTTCTGACGATACCACTCTGATGATTACCGCATCTTTCCCAATGATGGTGATTGAGGCAACTGGCAAGGATACAAATGTGGCTTATCACAATGCGCCGGTTCTCATCAGAAAGAGCATCTCTTCCAACCGGCTATTGAGTTGCTGCTCTTTTCAAAATTTACCTGAGAATGTCAGGGGCAATTTTTTCCACACCGACGCCACAATTGTTCCTCAAGCCGGGTTGATATTTACCCCATTTAGCAAGGGTTGGCCTAAAGGGTCAGAGATGTTAGACGAACAGCGCACACCGCTTGAGGAGAACCCGTTCACTGACGAATTTTACCAGGAGGATATTTATCAGTTTGCCGTTTTTGACACTAATGGCAGGTTCATCCGCTTTCTGGGCAGATTGAGCAAGCAGTTTGAAAGCCTGAAGTTGGGATATCTTGTCTCGGAAGGGTTAGTTAAGTTCCAGAACAACCGGTTCTTAACCACCGATAGATACTCGGGAAAGATATATTTTTACACCTTAGATTTTGCTCTTGATGACTCAATTACGCTCTTTGACAACTCTCCGTCTATCGTCCCTGCGATAGACCGTTCAAATGAACCTTTGCGTTATCTCCTTGAGACATTTAAGAGCAATTTCAAACGGCGCA from candidate division WOR-3 bacterium includes:
- a CDS encoding tail fiber domain-containing protein encodes the protein PRNDSVGQGDSAWVRGTPDSVLYTIRQLGIARGGANNMLYGSARYTHTNLGVACTTGTSGQDYYYCTVGGGYRNTASGNSTTVAGGYRNAASYTNATVGGGYQNTASGYDATVGGGDGNTASGFAATIAGGYGNTASGDRATVGGGAYNTVSGGYATVPGGYYNKATAHYSFAAGIYARANHNYSFVWSDSCSEVNPSDSLYTTGANQWRVRARGGVWFFSNRVMTSGVYLAPGSNSWASACDSANKTDFQPVDHKALLKKLATVPVRYYRMKDQNDGTKHIGPVAQEFYAAFGVGENDKSINMADADGVLFAAIQALYEENQQLLHRIEVLEARLNQGR